Proteins from a genomic interval of Amycolatopsis sp. cg13:
- a CDS encoding multidrug efflux SMR transporter, with product MGWIAVFAAGLLEIAWAHSIRLTDGFTKLVPTLVCGALTVLVLYVLNVGMKTVPVGTAYAVFVGIGAVGTAVVGILWLREPVSLPRILALALILGGVVLLRLTSRTA from the coding sequence ATGGGCTGGATCGCCGTGTTCGCGGCCGGGCTGCTCGAAATCGCCTGGGCGCACAGCATTCGCCTCACCGACGGCTTCACCAAACTCGTGCCGACGCTCGTCTGCGGCGCGCTCACCGTCCTCGTGCTGTACGTGCTGAACGTCGGCATGAAGACGGTGCCGGTCGGGACGGCGTACGCGGTGTTCGTCGGGATCGGCGCGGTCGGCACGGCTGTCGTCGGAATCCTCTGGCTCCGCGAACCCGTCAGCCTCCCGCGGATCCTCGCGCTCGCGCTGATCCTCGGCGGAGTCGTCCTCCTCCGGCTGACCTCCCGGACCGCGTGA
- a CDS encoding geranyl diphosphate 2-C-methyltransferase has protein sequence MTSVARPVARTAYQQSVADYWNAEKDPVNLRLGDVDGLYHHHYGIGDYDPSVLDGRGEERDKAIIAEMHRLETAQSQFLLQHLGDIDPTARLLDAGCGRGGTSVQAHQRFGCRVDGISISEQQVEFANEQARLRGIDGAVRYHLRNMLDTGFESGDFAGIWNNESTMYVDLHELFAEHARQLAPGGRFVTITGCYNDLTGGRSRAVSQIDQHYICNIHARGDYFKALTDSGFVPINVVDLTEATIPYWELREQSSVATGIEGPFLTAYREGSFHYLLIAADRV, from the coding sequence ATGACGTCTGTTGCCCGTCCGGTTGCCCGCACCGCGTACCAGCAGTCGGTCGCCGACTACTGGAACGCCGAAAAGGATCCGGTCAACCTGCGCCTCGGCGACGTCGACGGGCTTTACCACCACCATTACGGAATCGGCGACTACGACCCGTCCGTCCTGGACGGACGCGGGGAAGAGCGGGACAAGGCGATCATCGCCGAAATGCACCGGCTGGAGACCGCACAGTCGCAGTTCCTGTTGCAGCACTTGGGAGACATCGACCCCACGGCACGGCTGCTGGACGCCGGCTGCGGGCGCGGCGGCACCAGCGTGCAGGCGCACCAGCGGTTCGGCTGCCGGGTGGACGGCATCTCCATTTCCGAGCAGCAGGTCGAATTCGCCAATGAACAGGCCCGGTTGCGCGGAATTGACGGAGCGGTGCGCTATCACCTCCGGAACATGCTCGACACCGGATTCGAAAGCGGCGATTTCGCCGGGATCTGGAACAACGAAAGCACCATGTACGTCGATCTGCACGAGCTCTTCGCCGAACACGCGCGGCAGCTCGCGCCCGGCGGCCGATTCGTCACCATCACCGGCTGCTACAACGACCTGACCGGCGGGCGTTCGCGCGCGGTGAGCCAGATCGACCAGCATTACATCTGCAATATCCACGCCCGCGGCGACTATTTCAAAGCACTGACCGACAGCGGTTTCGTCCCGATCAACGTCGTGGACCTCACCGAGGCGACGATCCCGTACTGGGAGCTGCGCGAGCAGTCGTCCGTCGCGACCGGCATCGAGGGGCCGTTCCTGACCGCCTATCGCGAGGGCAGCTTCCACTACCTGCTCATCGCCGCCGACCGCGTCTGA
- a CDS encoding family 2 encapsulin nanocompartment cargo protein terpene cyclase has translation MSGIAAVRPDLAFAAGPLGLGTSAARIAEQFAPRSAPPPGQDPAYAEREWGDGSASPLYCPVVKRVDEPLAEEVDRRLVAWAADCGFEGEGLDQIARATLGRLVMLAHPDSSDPDHLLVAAQLNAVWWAADDYYADDSSLGASPTELPPRLALVMAAMDPVAPAGEFSEPLEEALRADPIRVGFHSAVDHLGRHGSPVLVQRVCYSTFAMFVSWDAYAAWRHTGRYPPAWEYLAARQHDSFYTSMTLIDAVGGYELPAPFYYDPRVREAMMRAGTATVLVNDLHSVAKDAADENPVCNMVLQIAADRNCPVSEAVETTVALHNKLVREFEEGHRALLSIPSPELQRFLAGVRDWMGGGFEWHATNPRYRS, from the coding sequence ATGTCCGGAATCGCAGCGGTCCGCCCGGACCTCGCGTTCGCCGCGGGCCCGCTCGGCCTGGGCACCTCGGCGGCGCGGATCGCGGAGCAGTTCGCCCCGCGCTCCGCGCCGCCGCCCGGCCAGGACCCGGCGTACGCGGAACGGGAATGGGGCGACGGCAGCGCGTCGCCGCTGTACTGCCCGGTCGTGAAGCGGGTGGACGAGCCGCTCGCCGAGGAGGTCGACCGGCGGCTCGTCGCGTGGGCGGCGGACTGCGGGTTCGAAGGCGAGGGGCTGGACCAGATCGCGCGGGCCACGCTCGGCAGGCTGGTGATGCTGGCGCACCCCGATTCCTCCGATCCCGACCATCTCCTGGTCGCCGCGCAGCTCAACGCGGTGTGGTGGGCGGCCGACGACTACTACGCCGACGACAGTTCCCTCGGCGCCTCGCCGACCGAGCTTCCGCCGCGGCTGGCGCTGGTCATGGCCGCGATGGACCCGGTCGCGCCCGCGGGCGAGTTCTCCGAGCCGCTGGAGGAGGCGCTGCGGGCCGATCCGATCCGGGTCGGGTTCCACTCCGCGGTCGACCATCTCGGCAGGCACGGTTCGCCCGTGCTGGTCCAGCGGGTGTGCTACTCGACGTTCGCGATGTTCGTCAGCTGGGACGCCTACGCCGCGTGGCGCCACACCGGCCGCTATCCCCCGGCCTGGGAGTACCTGGCGGCCCGCCAGCACGACAGCTTCTACACCTCGATGACCCTCATCGACGCCGTCGGCGGGTACGAACTGCCCGCGCCGTTCTACTACGACCCGCGCGTGCGGGAGGCGATGATGCGCGCGGGCACCGCGACGGTCCTGGTCAACGACCTCCATTCGGTGGCGAAGGACGCCGCCGACGAGAACCCGGTCTGCAACATGGTGCTGCAGATCGCCGCCGACCGGAACTGCCCGGTCTCCGAGGCGGTCGAGACCACGGTCGCGCTGCACAACAAGCTCGTGCGCGAGTTCGAGGAGGGGCACCGGGCCCTGCTCTCGATCCCGTCGCCGGAACTGCAGCGCTTCCTCGCCGGCGTCCGCGACTGGATGGGCGGCGGCTTCGAATGGCACGCCACGAACCCTCGCTACCGCTCCTGA
- a CDS encoding family 2B encapsulin nanocompartment shell protein, with amino-acid sequence MTVTDPVDSADVEDREPLSLGRAAARQLATTTKSVPQMQGISSRWLLKVLPWVEVSAGTYRVNRRLSYTVGDGRVTFVTSGSEVRVIPPELGELAPLRGFDDEAALAELAGRFEQREYQPGDVLAEFGSRADQVFLIAHGKITKAGVGAFGDQTVLGTLLDGGYFGENVLTSSDGIWEFTAKAVTSATVLTLSRQEFEGVLNRSETLRAHLEAFIAGGETARNEHGEAEIALSAGHDGEPQLPGTFVDYDTSPREYELSVAQTVLRVHSRVADLYSEPMNQTEQQLRLTVEALRERQEHELVNNADFGLLNNADFDQRVPTRTGPPTPDDFDELLSLVWKDPSFFLAHPKTIAAFGRECSKAGIYPGSVDLGGNQVPAWRGVPILPCNKIPVTETRTSSVLLMRTGEQAQGVVGLHQTGLPDEYQPGLNVRFMGISEQAILSYLVSAYYSAAVLVPDALAVLEAAEIGREG; translated from the coding sequence GTGACTGTCACCGATCCGGTCGACTCCGCGGACGTGGAAGACCGGGAACCCTTGAGCCTGGGCCGCGCGGCGGCGCGGCAACTGGCCACGACCACGAAGTCCGTCCCGCAGATGCAGGGCATCAGCTCGCGGTGGCTGCTGAAGGTGCTGCCGTGGGTCGAGGTGTCGGCAGGCACGTACCGCGTCAACCGGCGGCTCAGCTACACCGTCGGCGACGGCCGGGTCACGTTCGTGACCAGCGGCTCCGAGGTCCGCGTCATCCCGCCCGAGCTCGGGGAGCTCGCGCCGCTGCGCGGATTCGACGACGAAGCGGCTCTGGCCGAGCTGGCCGGGCGGTTCGAGCAGCGCGAATACCAGCCGGGCGACGTGCTCGCCGAATTCGGCAGCCGCGCCGACCAGGTGTTCCTCATCGCGCACGGCAAGATCACGAAGGCCGGCGTCGGCGCCTTCGGCGACCAGACCGTCCTCGGCACGCTGCTGGACGGCGGCTATTTCGGCGAGAACGTGCTCACCAGCTCGGACGGGATCTGGGAGTTCACCGCCAAGGCGGTCACCTCCGCGACCGTGCTGACGTTGTCGCGCCAGGAGTTCGAAGGCGTGCTGAACCGTTCGGAAACGCTGCGCGCGCATCTCGAAGCCTTCATCGCAGGTGGAGAGACGGCCCGCAACGAACACGGCGAAGCCGAGATCGCCCTGTCCGCGGGCCACGACGGCGAACCGCAGCTGCCGGGCACGTTCGTCGACTACGACACGTCGCCGCGCGAGTACGAGCTGAGCGTCGCGCAGACCGTGCTGCGGGTGCACAGCCGGGTCGCCGATCTCTACAGCGAGCCGATGAACCAGACCGAGCAGCAGTTGCGGCTCACCGTCGAGGCGCTGCGGGAGCGCCAAGAGCACGAACTGGTCAACAACGCCGACTTCGGCCTGCTGAACAACGCCGACTTCGACCAGCGGGTGCCCACCCGCACCGGCCCGCCGACGCCGGACGACTTCGACGAGCTGCTTTCGCTGGTGTGGAAGGACCCCAGCTTCTTCCTCGCGCACCCGAAGACGATCGCCGCGTTCGGCCGGGAATGCAGCAAGGCCGGGATCTACCCCGGCTCGGTCGACCTCGGCGGCAACCAGGTGCCCGCGTGGCGCGGCGTGCCGATCCTGCCGTGCAACAAGATCCCGGTCACCGAGACCCGCACCAGCTCGGTCCTGCTGATGCGGACCGGCGAGCAGGCCCAAGGCGTCGTCGGGCTGCACCAGACCGGCCTGCCGGACGAATACCAGCCGGGCCTCAACGTGCGGTTCATGGGCATCAGCGAGCAGGCCATCCTGTCCTACCTGGTCTCGGCCTACTATTCCGCCGCCGTCCTCGTTCCGGACGCGCTCGCCGTGCTGGAAGCCGCCGAAATCGGCCGGGAGGGCTGA
- a CDS encoding family 2B encapsulin nanocompartment shell protein produces MPITEQQEQLSLGVKAARTLATTTKSLPQMRSITPRWLLSQLPWVEVPGGSYRVNRRLTYTVGDGKVSFFQTGAQVQVVPLELTEIELLRGFADEAALGALADAFEQREYEAGSTLVSAGDALDQLVLVVHGKVTRHGSGDFGAEVLLGTATDGDHFGSELLARDDATWGFTARAATRVVALVLPAGSYARLNGRLDSLRAHVAQAVSQPRKPQNRKGEASIDLSAGHDGEPVLAGTYVDYEPSPREYDLAVAQTVLRVHNRVTDLYNDPMDQFEQQLRLTVEALRERQEHELINNPDFGLLHNADLKSRITTRTGPPTPGDLDELLCRRRKTRLFLAHPKAIAAIGRECTRAGVYPEPVVVDGKRVTAWRGVPILPCDKIPVSEAGTTSVLAMRTGEDDAGVIGLRPKSLADEYRPGLNVRFMHINDRAVSSYLVSAYHSVAVLVPDALGVLDDVEVARG; encoded by the coding sequence GTGCCGATCACGGAACAACAGGAGCAGCTCTCCCTCGGCGTCAAGGCGGCCCGCACCCTAGCCACGACCACCAAGTCGCTGCCGCAGATGCGCTCGATCACCCCGCGGTGGCTGCTGTCGCAGCTGCCGTGGGTCGAGGTGCCCGGCGGCAGCTACCGGGTCAACCGGCGGCTGACCTACACCGTCGGCGACGGCAAGGTGAGTTTCTTCCAGACCGGGGCGCAGGTGCAGGTCGTCCCGCTCGAGCTGACCGAGATCGAACTGCTGCGCGGGTTCGCCGACGAGGCGGCGCTCGGCGCGCTGGCGGACGCGTTCGAACAGCGCGAGTACGAGGCGGGCAGCACGCTCGTCTCGGCCGGGGACGCGCTGGACCAGCTCGTGCTCGTCGTGCACGGCAAGGTCACCCGGCACGGTTCAGGGGACTTCGGCGCGGAGGTTCTTCTGGGCACCGCCACCGACGGCGACCATTTCGGCAGCGAACTCCTCGCCAGGGACGACGCTACCTGGGGCTTCACCGCACGCGCCGCGACGAGGGTGGTCGCGCTGGTGCTGCCCGCCGGCTCGTACGCCCGGCTCAACGGCAGGCTCGACTCCCTGCGCGCGCACGTGGCGCAGGCCGTCTCCCAGCCGCGGAAACCGCAGAACCGCAAGGGGGAAGCGAGCATCGACCTGTCCGCCGGCCACGACGGCGAACCGGTCCTCGCCGGCACCTACGTCGACTACGAACCCTCGCCGCGCGAGTACGACCTCGCGGTGGCGCAGACGGTCCTGCGGGTGCACAACCGCGTCACCGATCTCTACAACGACCCGATGGACCAGTTCGAGCAGCAATTGCGGCTGACTGTGGAGGCATTGCGGGAAAGGCAGGAACACGAGCTGATCAACAACCCCGATTTCGGGCTGCTGCACAATGCCGACCTCAAATCCCGGATCACCACCCGCACCGGTCCGCCGACGCCGGGCGATCTGGACGAACTGCTCTGCCGCCGGCGCAAAACGCGGCTGTTCCTCGCGCATCCGAAGGCGATCGCCGCGATCGGGCGGGAATGCACGAGGGCCGGGGTTTATCCGGAGCCGGTCGTGGTGGACGGGAAACGCGTCACCGCGTGGCGCGGCGTGCCGATCCTGCCGTGCGACAAAATCCCGGTCAGCGAGGCGGGCACCACCTCGGTGCTCGCGATGCGCACCGGGGAAGACGACGCGGGCGTCATCGGATTGCGGCCGAAATCCCTCGCCGACGAATACCGGCCGGGATTGAACGTGCGGTTCATGCACATCAACGACCGCGCGGTGTCGTCCTATTTGGTCAGTGCTTATCACTCCGTCGCGGTCCTCGTGCCGGACGCGCTGGGGGTTCTCGACGACGTCGAGGTCGCCCGGGGTTGA
- a CDS encoding snapalysin family zinc-dependent metalloprotease: protein MTLQRFGRLAAGAAAALALPLTGVGTASAAPLDAVELYYDASGLPDYQAEATQAAANWNTSVHNVHLNSGGAATIIMHETTGGGSYTQTDGHGTGDIYIDTQQVAEGNDPTRIIAHEIGHNLGLPDHYEGPCSELMSGHGPGITCKNAMPDAQESAQVEQNFANGFVTVRLPEKQIFR from the coding sequence ATGACCCTGCAACGCTTTGGCCGGCTGGCCGCAGGCGCGGCCGCCGCGTTGGCGCTGCCGCTGACCGGAGTCGGGACGGCGTCCGCCGCGCCGCTGGACGCGGTGGAGCTGTACTACGACGCCAGCGGTTTGCCCGACTACCAGGCCGAGGCCACCCAGGCCGCGGCGAACTGGAACACCTCGGTGCACAACGTCCACCTCAACAGCGGCGGCGCCGCGACCATCATCATGCACGAAACCACCGGCGGCGGTTCCTACACCCAGACCGACGGGCACGGCACCGGCGACATCTACATCGACACCCAGCAGGTCGCCGAAGGCAACGACCCGACCCGGATCATCGCCCACGAGATCGGCCACAACCTCGGCCTTCCCGACCACTACGAGGGACCGTGCTCGGAACTGATGTCCGGGCACGGGCCGGGAATCACGTGCAAGAACGCGATGCCGGACGCTCAGGAATCCGCGCAGGTGGAGCAGAACTTCGCCAACGGGTTCGTGACGGTCCGCTTGCCTGAGAAGCAGATCTTCCGCTGA
- a CDS encoding trypsin-like serine protease, with the protein MRKIMLAVMGAAALLFGVAAPAVAAQPAIIGGSDASETYSFMVSLDNGCGGSLVAPQWIITANHCGQASTARIGAIDINAGEVGQIDNVITDQGTDLTMMHLSQPAQSAPVAMAQSNPAPGTGARLLGWGCTSWPNCQTAQTLQQIDLQVLDSSACAAGGGGAGDVCISGDYGHSACHGDSGGPAIVGTTGNWTLVGETHGPGDNGGECATTTLYTGIAQYMSWIQQQIGS; encoded by the coding sequence ATGCGGAAAATAATGCTGGCGGTGATGGGCGCGGCGGCCCTGCTGTTCGGAGTCGCCGCACCGGCGGTCGCGGCGCAGCCGGCCATCATCGGAGGCAGCGACGCCAGCGAAACCTACTCGTTCATGGTGTCGCTGGACAACGGTTGCGGCGGAAGCCTTGTCGCGCCCCAGTGGATCATCACGGCGAACCACTGCGGCCAGGCGTCGACGGCACGGATCGGCGCGATCGACATCAACGCGGGCGAGGTCGGCCAGATCGACAACGTGATCACCGACCAGGGCACCGACCTCACCATGATGCACCTGAGCCAGCCCGCCCAGTCGGCTCCGGTCGCGATGGCGCAGAGCAACCCGGCGCCGGGAACGGGCGCGCGGCTGCTCGGCTGGGGCTGCACGAGCTGGCCCAACTGTCAGACGGCGCAAACCCTGCAGCAGATCGACCTTCAGGTCCTCGACAGCAGCGCGTGCGCGGCGGGCGGCGGCGGCGCGGGCGACGTCTGCATCTCCGGCGACTACGGGCATTCCGCGTGCCACGGCGATTCGGGCGGCCCCGCGATCGTCGGCACCACCGGGAACTGGACGCTGGTAGGCGAAACCCACGGCCCCGGCGACAACGGCGGCGAATGCGCCACCACCACCCTCTACACCGGCATCGCCCAGTACATGTCGTGGATCCAGCAGCAGATCGGAAGCTGA
- a CDS encoding S1 family peptidase, whose translation MIPALSQRHGGRGGIAFAAAVLAAGSVFAASGVAAAQPSTAPLNARAATAMSASIAKSLGDRTVGSYYDQASSHLTVTVTDQAAADQVRAAGATPKFVKYRASQLKAVTSELARTASVPGTAWRVDPRTGQVLVTADSSVTGAKLAQVTNAVHRFGDKARFAKTKGKLRPLISGGDAIWGQGLRCSLGFNVHTSSGQPAILTAGHCGVATNDWWADQGNSQHIASTSGANFPGTDYSYATYDSGVDAPSAVNTGQQITAAGDATVGETVTRSGSTTGVHDGQVTALNATVNYQEGAVNGLIDTTVCAEPGDSGGSLFDGATALGLTSGGSGDCNSGGETFFQPVPAALSAYGLVLP comes from the coding sequence ATGATCCCAGCACTCAGTCAAAGACACGGCGGACGCGGCGGTATCGCCTTCGCCGCGGCGGTTCTGGCCGCTGGATCAGTTTTCGCCGCCTCGGGCGTCGCGGCCGCCCAGCCCTCGACGGCACCGCTGAACGCGAGAGCCGCGACCGCCATGTCCGCCAGCATCGCGAAGTCGCTCGGCGACCGCACCGTGGGCTCGTACTACGACCAGGCCAGCTCGCACCTGACCGTCACCGTCACCGACCAGGCCGCCGCCGACCAGGTCCGCGCGGCCGGCGCGACGCCGAAGTTCGTGAAATACCGTGCGTCCCAACTGAAAGCCGTCACGTCGGAACTGGCTCGTACGGCCAGCGTCCCCGGCACCGCCTGGCGCGTCGACCCGCGAACCGGCCAGGTGCTCGTCACCGCCGATTCGTCGGTGACCGGAGCCAAGCTCGCCCAGGTGACCAACGCCGTGCACCGCTTCGGCGACAAGGCCCGCTTCGCCAAGACAAAGGGCAAACTGCGCCCCCTGATCAGCGGCGGCGACGCCATCTGGGGCCAGGGCCTGCGCTGCTCGCTGGGCTTCAACGTGCACACCTCGAGCGGCCAGCCCGCGATCCTGACCGCCGGCCACTGCGGCGTGGCCACGAACGACTGGTGGGCCGACCAGGGCAACTCGCAGCACATCGCCAGCACGTCCGGAGCGAATTTCCCCGGCACTGACTACTCGTACGCCACCTACGACTCCGGCGTAGACGCCCCGAGCGCCGTCAACACCGGCCAGCAAATCACCGCAGCAGGCGACGCGACAGTCGGCGAAACCGTCACCCGCAGCGGCTCGACCACCGGCGTCCACGACGGCCAGGTCACCGCGCTCAACGCCACGGTGAACTACCAGGAAGGCGCGGTGAACGGCCTGATCGACACCACCGTCTGCGCAGAACCAGGCGACAGCGGCGGCTCGCTCTTCGACGGTGCCACCGCACTGGGCCTCACCTCAGGCGGCAGCGGAGACTGCAACTCCGGCGGAGAAACCTTCTTCCAGCCGGTTCCCGCAGCATTGAGCGCCTACGGTTTGGTTCTTCCGTAA
- a CDS encoding MbtH family protein — translation MDDAAVFQVLVNEEEQYSLWPADKEVPAGWRADGVRGSREECMKHVDEVWTDMRPRSLRERMAAE, via the coding sequence ATGGACGACGCTGCTGTGTTTCAGGTTTTGGTCAATGAGGAGGAGCAGTATTCGCTGTGGCCCGCGGACAAGGAGGTGCCGGCCGGGTGGCGGGCCGACGGGGTCCGGGGGAGCCGGGAGGAGTGCATGAAGCACGTGGACGAGGTGTGGACGGATATGCGGCCTCGGTCGCTTCGGGAGCGGATGGCGGCTGAGTAA
- a CDS encoding MFS transporter, which translates to MSGIVGNRDYRFLWTGQVVSEAGFSTTTIAFPLLVLALTGSAAQSGLVLGAVAISQLVAGLPAGALVDRWPRKRIMLWCEAAQAVAAGGLVLALYWGVAEVWMLVAAAVVMGLSRALFEPAEEASLPRLVAEEQVPSAVAMNAARTSAGQLSGNALGGFLFAVGRVIPFLFDLVAHVFAFVSLLFVRLPRQAERAEDAPPKHLGREIVEGLRWVWSRPALRATVACVVSLNLFFSAYYLVIIVLANERGVPAGEIGVMAAMLGAGGILGSLAAPYLHRWLSAYGLVIGVFWALTVLTPLAVFVHNGYVMGALFAAIAFLPPAANTAIATYQLLSTPDGLRGRLGGVLGVTGGLAAAAGPALGGWLVEALPAVSAVLACTGSIAVVTLLSTFSGTLRGLPAAPRVRELEETSGQ; encoded by the coding sequence ATGAGCGGGATCGTGGGCAATCGCGACTACCGGTTTCTCTGGACTGGCCAGGTCGTCTCCGAAGCCGGGTTCAGCACGACCACCATCGCGTTTCCCTTGCTGGTTCTGGCGCTCACCGGGTCGGCGGCGCAGTCCGGGCTCGTGCTGGGAGCCGTGGCGATCAGCCAGCTCGTCGCCGGGTTGCCTGCCGGCGCGTTGGTGGATCGGTGGCCTCGCAAGCGGATCATGCTGTGGTGCGAGGCGGCACAGGCGGTCGCGGCGGGCGGGTTGGTGCTCGCGTTGTACTGGGGCGTCGCGGAGGTGTGGATGCTCGTTGCGGCGGCCGTCGTGATGGGGCTCAGCCGGGCGTTGTTCGAGCCCGCGGAGGAAGCCAGTCTGCCTCGGTTGGTGGCGGAGGAGCAGGTGCCGTCCGCGGTGGCGATGAACGCTGCGCGGACTAGTGCGGGGCAGTTGTCCGGGAATGCGCTGGGCGGATTCCTTTTCGCGGTGGGGCGGGTTATTCCATTCCTCTTCGACCTGGTCGCGCATGTGTTCGCGTTTGTGTCGCTGCTGTTCGTGCGGTTGCCCCGGCAGGCCGAGCGGGCGGAGGACGCGCCGCCGAAGCATCTGGGGCGGGAGATCGTCGAGGGGCTTCGGTGGGTGTGGTCGCGGCCAGCGCTGCGGGCTACTGTGGCTTGTGTCGTCAGTTTGAATCTGTTCTTTTCCGCTTATTACCTCGTGATCATCGTGCTGGCCAACGAGCGGGGGGTTCCGGCCGGGGAGATCGGCGTGATGGCGGCGATGCTGGGGGCCGGGGGGATTCTCGGGTCGCTGGCCGCGCCGTACCTGCATCGGTGGCTCAGCGCGTACGGGCTGGTTATCGGGGTGTTCTGGGCGTTGACCGTGCTGACGCCGCTTGCCGTGTTCGTCCACAATGGATATGTGATGGGCGCGCTCTTCGCGGCTATTGCGTTTTTGCCGCCTGCTGCTAATACTGCTATTGCTACTTATCAGTTGTTGTCCACTCCGGACGGGTTGCGGGGGCGGCTCGGCGGGGTGCTGGGAGTGACCGGCGGGTTGGCCGCGGCGGCCGGGCCCGCGTTGGGCGGGTGGCTGGTCGAGGCGTTGCCTGCGGTGTCCGCGGTGCTGGCTTGTACCGGGTCGATTGCCGTGGTCACTCTTTTAAGTACGTTTAGCGGGACTTTGCGCGGGTTGCCTGCCGCGCCTCGGGTTCGGGAGCTTGAAGAGACTTCTGGTCAGTGA